In the genome of Arvicola amphibius chromosome 2, mArvAmp1.2, whole genome shotgun sequence, the window tgtatttaagGTTTATCTCTTGGCTTAGGGTAGGAATCTCATACCTGaaaatcataaacaaacaaacaaaaacaataacaacaccaccaccacttcaGCTCTTCCTTTCTCAACAGTCGTTCATTCCCTGTAGCTCTTTACTTAGGGGTGGAGCCTTGTGAATTTTTTCCCTGTCCATGTTGGCGTGTTGATTTGTGTGGTCTTTGTAGGTCTtgtgtaggctgccattttgttctgAGTTCATAATTGAAACATCCCTGTACTGTCTACAAAGAATTATCGCATAGTCATTTTGATCCTTTGACTTaagtctttctgtcccctctcccacGATGTTCTCTGAGCCCTAGGTACAAGGGCTGTGTTATATATGTCCAATTTAAAACCAACCACACCATGATCATTGTCTGAATTTTGTCAAGTTGTAGAATGCTCTAATAGCCTCCACCTGTTAAGAAGAGAAGCTTTTTGATGAGATGTGAGAGCTGCATTTACCTATGTGTATACAAAAACTAGTGTTTAAAAAGCAGTTGAAAACTACATTACTTTAAAAAGATGGTAGTGATGAAGTCTCCTCTGGGGCCTAGGTTCTTTGCTAGATTTATACATGTGAATTCTCTCCAATAGAGTGAGTTTTAGACTAAGTTAGACAGCCATTGGCTACTCTCAAGATACAAGTTCCTGTATCACTCCACTGAGGACATAGTGTTGGTCATATTTTTATTGTGATTCTCAAGCTTTATAGCTGGGTGGGAGTactgatttcttttctcatttgggATCTGGCCATCAGGAAGGAGGCTTCTATgtcagtaccagcttgatttaGTCAAGTCCTGTGACAAAGTATGTGGTTTCTTCAGAAATAGGGCCTTACGTTCATGTCTGGCAGACAGCTGAACATAATGACAACAGCTTATAATATTTTGGCAGTCTCTTTGATCCTCTTGACTAGGAACTCAAAAAGAGGTACTCCTTACTCATGTTGgggtaaataaaacaatatttgtaaaaatatttgctttatccTATAGTCTGTACCATGCCTACTGCTGGCATTGAGAAAGTCAGAGTTTAGAAAGAGGCTCTTTAAAAACTATTACTATTTCAGTACAGGAGATTAAACTAGTGCCTTGAAAATGCCTGGTAAGTGATTTATTGCTGAACTCTATCTTCTGTCACaaaatcctttatttattttagctctggggactgaactaGAGCTTTATGTATCTACATGAGACCTCTGAACCTTCAACCCTTTATGAGGAGGTACTTTTGAAGAAATTTCCTTAGTCTACCAAAGGAATCTAGGCACAGAAATCATTCAGACAGCCTTCTGAGAGGGCTTGGTGCATATCATCCTAAATTTACAAGGCATCTTGCGATTGAAACTAGAAATCAGCTGCACCATTTTTCAATGGTGAAATAAACACTTGTGCTTGCTGTGTATCCAAGATGGGTCATGAGGAAGAGAGTGCTTGACCCAAAAGATATTGCACTCAAAAGAATCAGCTGTGAAGGTAAGACTTCAGCAGGGGTGATTCTATGCAGAATGCACTGAAACCTGACTCAGAAAAATGCCATGACCAGATATCCTAACTTCTATACTAAGACTGTGTTTGCTTAGAgggattatttttagaaataattaaaatatcttcaccaataaTAATCTTAAGATATCACCATctgtcagaaataaaataaattaagtatgGAAAAATCTATAATCTCACATAAATGTGGAACCCAAGAAACTGAACTCATGAGAGCAAAGGCACCAGACAAAGAGTACATTGCAATTACTAGGAAGGTATTGAAAATGAAGTGCTACTAGTAAAAGGGTATGAGGCTCAGAGTAGGTAAGAGATTCTATTCTACAGTATGATGATTATACTTAACAGCAAAGCAGCACATTACTGGAAATTCTAGGCTGGACATGATGACCTACCCCTTTAGTCCTataacttggaaggcagaggcaggtcagtctctgtgagtttggggccaacctggtttatttagtgagttccaggacaggcggggctacataaagagaccctgattcaaaacaaaaacaaaacaagccaacacacacacgcagataGAGAATTGCTGGGAGAATTTCAGATATTCTTATGACAAGATGTAAGTTTGTGAATCAATAAATATATTCTTCAACTTAATTTAGTTTAATCATTTTGTAATTTATGCATATTTCAAAACATCACATTGGTTACCATAACTATGTATTTGTCAAGTAAAAGTAAAGAGTGAGCTGATAGATTATGAGATGAATTTTATGTAGGAGGCAGGAGGGAATCTCCTCCCAGCAAGATTCTAGTGAGACTATGATGatcaaaacaaattatatattttggcttcattttattttgtggctATTTTAGAGTAATTTCTTGACAACATGGTTATACAGGGGAAAGTAAAAAGGATTCTATGTACCCATTGCACAGAAATAGCCTGAAGTTCAGTCTTATTTTTCTTCAACTACTCCTATTCCCACTACACAAAATTACCGAATTATATCTAtaagcaaattaaagaaaaaagatgataCTAAAACCACATTTCTAGATAAAGAAACTCAAGATCTTAAACAGTTTTAATGTCATAAGCAAGAAGGCCTCCAATGGAAAACCCTAGATAAAAAGACACCTTTTCTATGCTCCTCCCACTTCTAAGTTGACCTAAGTGAGCAGGTGAAATTGGTATTGTGATTTTTTCATTGATTCCATACTCTATGTATAAATTGTTGTTTTCAGCTCGTCCCTGTAAACGATCCAAAAGATCCTGgacttttttctcttcccatacTTTTCCACTATGCCACCAAGAATTAATATCAGatacattttcataattttcatcAATTTTCCCTTTGTGAATAAGTCTGTTTCTATTGCTGCCTTTCCCAAGAAAGAAATATGCAATTGGTTGCTTTGTGCGATACATGCGCTTATATTGCCCCCTGAAAGAATTTTCCAGTGCCCAAGCATACTTTTCCATTTGTTTAGAATCTTGATCTAAGTTTTGGGTTTCTGgccaaaataaaagagaagctaGGAAATAAGGTTCTGAAAACTTGTAAGTCAATCCAATTGATTGCAGGATCTCTCGAAGCTGCTCTTTCAGTCTTTTAATTGGTTGCACTAATTTGGAGGTAGGGTTAATACAAGAGAGGATGATGTTGGCCAAGATgaaattttgcttttccttttgctggGTTTTGATAACACCTTGCTCAAGAAGGGAAGTGTATTTGTTCACTATGTCTTCCATGGAACCCACAGCATCTTTGGGACTTTTGATAAGATATTCTAAGAGTCCAGAAAACTTGTCTGCTTTTAAAGCTTCTAGGCTTCTCCGAGTCTTTTCTACTTGAAGTGGTAGACTGAGCTTTGATCTAATGTTCTGATTTTGTGATTCTTCCAAGGGGCCAAATATTTCTACATACCTCTTAAAGTACAAACCTACCTTTCTCCGACTTTTAGCCTCTTCATATTGCTTTATATTGTTTCTGGGTTTTAGAAGGACAAAGTAATCATCAAAAAAGTCAAAGGATCTCTTCAAAGAAGACTGCAGGTTAGTTAGATAAGGAATAAAATTCTTGAGTGCTGACTTAAATTCATTTAGATTCTCTGGAATATCACATTTTCCTGATATAAAGTTGATCATATCTCGTTTAGAtagttcatttttgttgttaaagAAAGGAATGAGTTGGAGGATCTGGATAGTGTAGAGTCCCACTTCTATCTCCCCTTGATAACCAGCTATGTTGTATGTATCATACCTCCTTTTAGACTTCTGATacatcctttctttcccttcatatTCTCTATCTTCAGTTTGGCGTTGAGAATCTTTGAAAGCATTGGATGCATGCACAGCTAAATCTAAGAGGTCAGTTAGATCATCAACTGAGATAGTCCCATTTCTTACATTGTCAACTATCCACcatcttattttacttttgtagACTTGACCTAGTGTATCTGAGATGTAGGAATTATCAGGCTGTatctttcttgcttgttttgcCCAAAAGAGAGCATTTGTAAAGTCCTTCTCTTTAAGGTAGAAATGTCTTGCTAAGGCTTGGCAAATGAATGCATTGGGGTTGAACCTACGATTAGCTTCAAGTAATACATCTTTAACTgcatcatttccttcttctttatgtAATGCTTCGATGAATGGGGAGAACAAGTTTCTTGTCTCACCTTCATGCTCATCACGCTGTCTTGTGAGCAAAAGTGTTTGCATGTCTTGGAAAAACTTGTCTTTTCCTATACCTGTGTCATAGAACAAATTTTCTGTGAGCATATCCATCACGATTTTACTTTTGTTCAAGTTGTAGTTTCTCTTCAATTCTTCCAGTGAGGCAGTGGCAATCTCATGGTGAATGATACGTACTCCATAGTAGCTCCCGCATTCTATCACCTCTGATTTGATTAGAATTGTAGAGTAGGTACCCATCTTGTCTTCAAACTTTTCTGTTCCCCAGAAAGCCTTCTTGTTTGAGATTCCTAGGAAATGCTCACACTGTGAGAGGGAAATGGTAGTGTCAGGTACATATGTGTTAAGAAGAGCCAGGAAAGCAAAGAGCTTTGCTTCCTTGGTAGCAACATTTTGCCCTTTCAGAATGTTCCTGACCACATTTTCTATATACTCTCTGTTAAAGCTCGTTTTCACgatcataaaagaataaaaatcttcaaatttttcatgctgttctttgatttctttcaatttaagCTCAAATGCTCTCTGCTCTTTGTCAGACAGTTGGTGTACTAGAGCAACACTGTCTGGGGTCTTTGCACTTTTCTCAGGATTTTGTGACCTTGTACAATTTATAATGATCACCAGAGGTTTCTCATATCGAATATGTTTGTTAGCAACAGCAGTTTGAATGGAGGCCTGAAGAAGGTAGACGTTGTCTTGTTCCTCAAAATCATCAACGAGGAGCAGCACAGGTAAGTACTCCTGATGGCTCGTTGCTCCATAGGTGATTAAATTAGTCACCTGTTCTCCAATTTCTGAGAAATCCTCTGTCTTATTTTTCAGCACAGCACA includes:
- the Samd9 gene encoding sterile alpha motif domain-containing protein 9 isoform X1; this encodes MTIRMAEKLNLPENTDDWTKEDVNLWLQSHKIDQKHRETLKAQDVSGAVLKWLNKNNLVEMGLTHGPAIQIEELFKELQKTSSKHSTQTSKGKGGNKITPKTQTECRETSKQNQRGKENADKADASVVRPETKGSKSEKNELMEDKTEQQGEQSPSGPTCVAYPFNEFSNPYRYKLHFILQPETGPLNLIDPVHEFKAFTNTETATEVDIKMKFSNETFRFASACMNSRTNGTIHFGVKDKPQGKIVGVELTKVTKDALIDHFNLMIDQYFEVHQVQQAKKSIREPRFVEVLLPNSTPSNRFVIEVDVIPQYSECREDFFQIKMQHLKTQTWQQSSKYSVFVRDGPKSKDIIGNKVDFKTFKLDLKAVTESRKEAEAKCKVKVDGNKSEGQKLIELLTGNQDLLDNSYYEWYILVTNKCHPDQNNHLDFLKEIKWFAVLEFDPESESKGVVKAFKRSRVANLHFPSQFMEGKNTLNERIYSLNLYQQPSWIFCNGRLDLESEKYKPLDPISWQRERASEVRKLISFLTHDDIMPKGRFLVIFLLLSPVDDPRDPLIETFCAFYQDLKGMENILCICVHPDIYQVWKDLLEVRLSGQQDEISSQSISTLNIAEINGTILKLKSLTQSSTRFLPSIGSSTVLLKKEEEVMTALEILCENECEGTLLEKDKKKLLEFKTSKEEDFYRGGKVSWWNFYFSSENYSSSFVKRDKYAKLEKKIQEWADSSQPVCAKIIHLYHHPGCGGTTLAMHILWELRKKFRCAVLKNKTEDFSEIGEQVTNLITYGATSHQEYLPVLLLVDDFEEQDNVYLLQASIQTAVANKHIRYEKPLVIIINCTRSQNPEKSAKTPDSVALVHQLSDKEQRAFELKLKEIKEQHEKFEDFYSFMIVKTSFNREYIENVVRNILKGQNVATKEAKLFAFLALLNTYVPDTTISLSQCEHFLGISNKKAFWGTEKFEDKMGTYSTILIKSEVIECGSYYGVRIIHHEIATASLEELKRNYNLNKSKIVMDMLTENLFYDTGIGKDKFFQDMQTLLLTRQRDEHEGETRNLFSPFIEALHKEEGNDAVKDVLLEANRRFNPNAFICQALARHFYLKEKDFTNALFWAKQARKIQPDNSYISDTLGQVYKSKIRWWIVDNVRNGTISVDDLTDLLDLAVHASNAFKDSQRQTEDREYEGKERMYQKSKRRYDTYNIAGYQGEIEVGLYTIQILQLIPFFNNKNELSKRDMINFISGKCDIPENLNEFKSALKNFIPYLTNLQSSLKRSFDFFDDYFVLLKPRNNIKQYEEAKSRRKVGLYFKRYVEIFGPLEESQNQNIRSKLSLPLQVEKTRRSLEALKADKFSGLLEYLIKSPKDAVGSMEDIVNKYTSLLEQGVIKTQQKEKQNFILANIILSCINPTSKLVQPIKRLKEQLREILQSIGLTYKFSEPYFLASLLFWPETQNLDQDSKQMEKYAWALENSFRGQYKRMYRTKQPIAYFFLGKGSNRNRLIHKGKIDENYENVSDINSWWHSGKVWEEKKVQDLLDRLQGRAENNNLYIEYGINEKITIPISPAHLGQLRSGRSIEKVSFYLGFSIGGLLAYDIKTV
- the Samd9 gene encoding sterile alpha motif domain-containing protein 9 isoform X2 is translated as MAEKLNLPENTDDWTKEDVNLWLQSHKIDQKHRETLKAQDVSGAVLKWLNKNNLVEMGLTHGPAIQIEELFKELQKTSSKHSTQTSKGKGGNKITPKTQTECRETSKQNQRGKENADKADASVVRPETKGSKSEKNELMEDKTEQQGEQSPSGPTCVAYPFNEFSNPYRYKLHFILQPETGPLNLIDPVHEFKAFTNTETATEVDIKMKFSNETFRFASACMNSRTNGTIHFGVKDKPQGKIVGVELTKVTKDALIDHFNLMIDQYFEVHQVQQAKKSIREPRFVEVLLPNSTPSNRFVIEVDVIPQYSECREDFFQIKMQHLKTQTWQQSSKYSVFVRDGPKSKDIIGNKVDFKTFKLDLKAVTESRKEAEAKCKVKVDGNKSEGQKLIELLTGNQDLLDNSYYEWYILVTNKCHPDQNNHLDFLKEIKWFAVLEFDPESESKGVVKAFKRSRVANLHFPSQFMEGKNTLNERIYSLNLYQQPSWIFCNGRLDLESEKYKPLDPISWQRERASEVRKLISFLTHDDIMPKGRFLVIFLLLSPVDDPRDPLIETFCAFYQDLKGMENILCICVHPDIYQVWKDLLEVRLSGQQDEISSQSISTLNIAEINGTILKLKSLTQSSTRFLPSIGSSTVLLKKEEEVMTALEILCENECEGTLLEKDKKKLLEFKTSKEEDFYRGGKVSWWNFYFSSENYSSSFVKRDKYAKLEKKIQEWADSSQPVCAKIIHLYHHPGCGGTTLAMHILWELRKKFRCAVLKNKTEDFSEIGEQVTNLITYGATSHQEYLPVLLLVDDFEEQDNVYLLQASIQTAVANKHIRYEKPLVIIINCTRSQNPEKSAKTPDSVALVHQLSDKEQRAFELKLKEIKEQHEKFEDFYSFMIVKTSFNREYIENVVRNILKGQNVATKEAKLFAFLALLNTYVPDTTISLSQCEHFLGISNKKAFWGTEKFEDKMGTYSTILIKSEVIECGSYYGVRIIHHEIATASLEELKRNYNLNKSKIVMDMLTENLFYDTGIGKDKFFQDMQTLLLTRQRDEHEGETRNLFSPFIEALHKEEGNDAVKDVLLEANRRFNPNAFICQALARHFYLKEKDFTNALFWAKQARKIQPDNSYISDTLGQVYKSKIRWWIVDNVRNGTISVDDLTDLLDLAVHASNAFKDSQRQTEDREYEGKERMYQKSKRRYDTYNIAGYQGEIEVGLYTIQILQLIPFFNNKNELSKRDMINFISGKCDIPENLNEFKSALKNFIPYLTNLQSSLKRSFDFFDDYFVLLKPRNNIKQYEEAKSRRKVGLYFKRYVEIFGPLEESQNQNIRSKLSLPLQVEKTRRSLEALKADKFSGLLEYLIKSPKDAVGSMEDIVNKYTSLLEQGVIKTQQKEKQNFILANIILSCINPTSKLVQPIKRLKEQLREILQSIGLTYKFSEPYFLASLLFWPETQNLDQDSKQMEKYAWALENSFRGQYKRMYRTKQPIAYFFLGKGSNRNRLIHKGKIDENYENVSDINSWWHSGKVWEEKKVQDLLDRLQGRAENNNLYIEYGINEKITIPISPAHLGQLRSGRSIEKVSFYLGFSIGGLLAYDIKTV